From the Mycobacterium sp. DL592 genome, the window GGATTGTTGCCGCGGAACGAGAACGACACGTTCGAGATACCGCCCGAGATGTGCACCCCGGGAAGGTTTTCCTTGATCCAGGAGCACGCCTCGATGAAGTCGATCCCGTAGCTGGCGTGCTCCTCGATACCGGTGGCCAGCGCGAAGCAGTTCGGGTCGAAGATGATGTCCTCGGCCGGGAAGCCGACCTGCTCGGTCAGGATCCGGTAGGCCCGCCCGCAAATCTCCTTGCGGCGTTCCAGGTTGTCGGCCTGGCCCTGTTCGTCGAAGGCCATCACGACGACGGCGGCGCCGTACTTGCGGCACAGCCGGGCCTCTCGGATGAACTTCTCCTCGCCCTCCTTCATGGAGATCGAGTTGACGATCGGCTTGCCCTGCACGTTCTTCAGGCCCGCCTCGATGACCTCCCACTTGGAGGAGTCGATCATCACCGGGACTCGGCTGATGTCCGGCTCGGCGGCGATCAGCTTGGTGAACCGGTCCATCGCGGCGACGCCGTCGATCATGCCCTCGTCCATGTTGATGTCGATGACCTGCGCACCGACCTCGACCTGCTGCAGGGCGACCGACAGCGCGGTGTCGTAGTCCTCGGCCTTGATCAGGTTGCGGAAGCGGGCCGAGCCGGTGATATTGGTGCGCTCACCGATGTTGACGAACAGCGAGTCGTCGGTGATGTTGAGCGGCTCCAGGCCGGCGAGCCGGGTGGCCACCGGGATCGTCGGCACCTCGCGCGGCGGCTTGCCCTCGACCACCTTGGCGATCTCGGCGATGTGCGCCGGGGTGGTTCCGCAGCACCCGCCGACCATGTTGACCAGACCGGCCTCGACGAAGTCGGCGACGTAGGACGCCTGCCGCTTGGGCGACTCGTCGTACTCGCCGAAGGCGTTGGGCAGCCCGGCATTCGGATAGCAGGAGACGAAGATGTCCGCGATCCGCGAGATCTCCGCGAGATAGGGCCGCATTTCCGGGGCGCCCAGAGCGCAGTTGAGGCCGACGGCGATCGGCTTCGCGTGCCGGATCGAGTTCCAGAACGCCTCGGTCACCTGACCGGACAGGGTGCGCCCGGAGGCGTCGGTGATGGTGCCCGAGATGATCACCGGCCAGCGACGTCCGCGCTCCTCGAACAGTGTCTCGATGGCGAAGATCGCCGCCTTGGCGTTGAGCGTGTCGAAGATGGTCTCGACGATCAGCAGGTCCGCGCCTCCGTCGAGCAGGCCTCTGGCGGCGTCGAGGTAGGCGGCGACCAACTGGTCGTAGGACACGTTGCGGGCGCCGGGGTCGTTGACGTCCGGCGAGATCGACGCGGTCCGCGTCGTCGGCCCGAGCGCACCGGCGACGTAGCGGGGCCACTGCGGGGTGCTGAACTCGTCGCACACGGCACGGGCCAACGCGGCACCGGCATAGTTCAGCTCGTAGCTCAGCGCCTCCATGCCGTAGTCGGACAGCGACACCGCGTTCGCGTTGAACGTGTTGGTTTCCAGGATGTCGGCGCCCGCCTCGAGATACTCGCGGTGGATCGCCTCGATGATGTGCGGCTGGGTCAGCGTGAGCAGGTCGTTGTTGCCGACCAGATCGCTGGGCCAATCCTTGAAACGCTCGCCGCGATACCCGGCCTCGTCCGGCCGGTCGCGCTGGATCGCCGTGCCCATCGCGCCGTCGATCACCATGATCCGCTGCCGCAAGGTGGCCGACAGCTCATCGGTGCAGTCGGGACGGATGTTCGGCTGCGGGGTGTTCACGTCAGCGCTCGCGCTCACACACGTTCCTTCCGTAACGGAAGGCGTCCTTAACTCTGTCGAGCGTGGCGGTTACTTCGCGGGGATCCAGTCCCACTGAAGTAACCGTTGCAACGCCTCTCGACGGAGAAAAGTCTACGTCGTCCTCTGTTCGACGACGGGACGCCCAACTCATCGTCGGCGACAGCTCCCCGCCGCTGCCGTCGAGGCCAGGCCCTGGCCGGAATCCGGGTACCCACGGCCGGTCCCCAACCGAACATCGTCAGCACCAATCACCACACCAGGGTAGTAGGTCCGACAAGGCTCATCACGGGCTCGCAAGCCTTAGGCTGAGACGGTGACCCCGTCGAGCTACAGCGGTGCCAAGGGCCCGGACCTGCCTGAACTCCACAACACGATCATTGTTGCGGCGTTCGAGGGCTGGAACGACGCCGGCGACGCCGCCAGTGACGCGCTCGAGCACCTGGACTCGATCTGGGAAGCCGAGACGATCATCGAGATCGACGACGAGGCCTATTACGACTACCAGGTCAATCGCCCGGTGATCCGGCAGGTCGACGGCGTCACCCGCGAACTGGTGTGGCCGTCGATGCGGGTGGCGCACTGCCGGCCGCCCGGCTCTGATCGCGACATCGTGTTGATGCACGGCGTGGAACCCAACATGCGCTGGCGGACCTTCTGTTCTGAACTGCTGGCGATCGCCGACAAGCTCAATGTCGACACCGTGGTGATCCTGGGAGCGCTGCTCGCCGATACACCGCACACCCGCCCGGTGCCGGTGTCGGGTGCCGCCTACTCCCCCGAGTCGGCGAAGTTTTTCGGTCTCGAGGAGACCCGCTATGAGGGTCCGACCGGGATCGCCGGGGTGTTCCAGGACGCCTGCGTCGCGGCCGGGATCCCTGCGGTGACCTTCTGGGCGGCGGTGCCACATTACGTCTCGCAACCGCCCAACCCCAAGGCCACCGTCGCACTGTTGCGCCGCGTCGAGGACGTCCTCGACATCGAGGTGCCTCTCGGTGACCTGCCCGCCCAGGCCGAGGAGTGGGAAGTGGCGGTCACCGAGATGACCGCTGACGACGAAGAGATCGCCGAGTACGTGACCGCACTCGAAGAGCGTGGCGACGCCGATGTGGACGTCAACGAGGCGCTGTCAAAGATCGACGGCGACGCGCTGGCGGCAGAGTTCGAGCGCTATCTGCGCAGGCGAGGACCGGGTTTCCGAGGCTGACTCACGGGTCGTCGTCTTCGTCGTCGGTGGGGAGCAGTCGTTCGGGATGGTGGTAGGTGTTGGTCCCGCCGATGAGCGGCACGTTCGGCGGGGGGATCCATTCGGTTTGGCCGTTGGGGAGTTTGCGGGTGTCCCAGCCGTCGTTGTCGGCGTGCAGGTTGTCGCGTTGGCAGGCCAGGGTGAGGTCGTCGATGTCGGTGGTGCCGCCGTGTTTCCAGGGGCGGGTGGCGTGGTGGACGTGGCAGTCGTAGCCGCGCACGGTGCATCCTGGGGCTGT encodes:
- a CDS encoding PAC2 family protein → MTPSSYSGAKGPDLPELHNTIIVAAFEGWNDAGDAASDALEHLDSIWEAETIIEIDDEAYYDYQVNRPVIRQVDGVTRELVWPSMRVAHCRPPGSDRDIVLMHGVEPNMRWRTFCSELLAIADKLNVDTVVILGALLADTPHTRPVPVSGAAYSPESAKFFGLEETRYEGPTGIAGVFQDACVAAGIPAVTFWAAVPHYVSQPPNPKATVALLRRVEDVLDIEVPLGDLPAQAEEWEVAVTEMTADDEEIAEYVTALEERGDADVDVNEALSKIDGDALAAEFERYLRRRGPGFRG